The Stratiformator vulcanicus genome has a segment encoding these proteins:
- a CDS encoding type II toxin-antitoxin system VapC family toxin, with product MATVYIETSVVSYLRQRPSSQVVMAARQLLTHRWWEAERDNYELVVSQFVIDEVSAGDPILAADRLQALDGIPLLPDAPEITQIAGEIMSRAILPAKAQVDALHIATVAHHRIQYLLTWNCKHIANAKILPRIHQVLLDTGVPIPVICTPEELLGDDSETET from the coding sequence ATGGCCACCGTTTACATCGAGACCTCGGTTGTCAGCTATCTCCGACAACGTCCGAGTTCGCAAGTCGTGATGGCAGCTCGCCAATTGCTGACCCATCGATGGTGGGAAGCCGAACGGGACAATTACGAGCTGGTCGTGTCCCAATTCGTGATCGACGAAGTTTCCGCTGGCGATCCAATTCTCGCCGCGGATCGGCTGCAAGCGCTGGATGGAATCCCGCTTCTTCCTGATGCGCCTGAAATCACTCAAATTGCCGGTGAGATCATGTCGAGGGCGATCCTGCCTGCAAAAGCCCAAGTGGACGCATTGCACATCGCCACAGTTGCCCATCATCGAATACAATACTTGCTGACGTGGAACTGCAAGCACATTGCAAACGCGAAAATATTGCCCCGCATTCATCAGGTTCTTTTAGACACCGGTGTCCCGATCCCGGTAATTTGCACACCGGAGGAGTTGCTCGGAGAT
- a CDS encoding CPBP family intramembrane glutamic endopeptidase translates to MKTAIGSCLRSRPRNRAIAVSLALTVTVLDFLIVGFPGAYDEEKRLVLALVGCAAIVGLADGDAQSLGLRFTPRQGWLWWTKSVFGLALVIAIALGLYAGVLILFGQTLPIRRCPPAFFTSYFWQMCVLAPTMEEAIYRFILCVPLAAAIGGWKTIFTSGAVFAVLHVVYGNPSPENIFGGFLIAWAFVISESILIPFLLHAGGNFIVLLSNVAAWHFLPPSI, encoded by the coding sequence ATGAAGACGGCGATTGGCAGTTGCTTACGATCAAGGCCACGAAATCGTGCGATCGCCGTCAGTCTCGCGCTCACCGTGACGGTGCTCGACTTCTTGATCGTAGGCTTTCCGGGCGCCTACGATGAGGAGAAAAGGCTGGTCCTGGCCTTGGTTGGCTGTGCAGCTATTGTCGGCCTGGCGGATGGTGACGCCCAGTCATTGGGGCTACGGTTCACGCCAAGACAAGGATGGCTCTGGTGGACTAAATCCGTGTTCGGCCTGGCTCTTGTTATTGCGATCGCGCTCGGGCTTTATGCCGGAGTGCTAATATTGTTCGGTCAGACGTTGCCGATTCGACGATGTCCACCGGCTTTTTTTACCAGTTACTTCTGGCAGATGTGCGTCCTCGCACCGACGATGGAAGAAGCAATTTACCGCTTCATCCTGTGCGTTCCACTGGCCGCAGCTATCGGCGGCTGGAAGACGATTTTTACTAGCGGAGCCGTATTCGCCGTTCTCCACGTGGTCTACGGAAATCCGAGTCCTGAGAACATCTTTGGTGGATTTTTGATCGCTTGGGCATTCGTCATCAGCGAGAGCATCTTGATCCCATTTCTGCTCCACGCCGGCGGTAACTTCATCGTCCTGTTGAGCAATGTGGCGGCATGGCATTTCCTCCCCCCAAGTATCTAG
- the argJ gene encoding bifunctional glutamate N-acetyltransferase/amino-acid acetyltransferase ArgJ, which produces MPDLHLPLGFQYAGVHCGVKSDAKKPDLSLFVSDRPCAAVGVYTQNRVVGAPVIVDRARTPSDSVRAVVINSGNANACTGERGVEDAQRMTALVAIAVDAAREDVLVCSTGIIGHHLPMEQIENGIGLAKGVLSGSAESLELAARGMMTTDTFPKIASRSEDWDGTIVTVTGACKGAAMIAPNMATMLAVVMTDVAIDATQASMILKEAVDESFNSISVDGHTSTSDTVLLLANGASGRPAETPEEIESVRSMVTLVCQNLAEMIIRDAEGAEHFVRIEIAGLPDRNDARKIAKTIAEGALCKTAITGNDPNWGRFVSAAGYSEVEFDLNQLSLDINGVRVFESGSPVVYDEALVSSRMAEGEVNLHLDFGGETDPAGPVVFLTSDLTAEYVRLNSEYTT; this is translated from the coding sequence ATGCCTGACCTCCATCTCCCGCTCGGATTCCAATATGCCGGTGTGCATTGCGGGGTGAAATCCGATGCGAAGAAGCCCGACCTGTCGCTGTTCGTCTCTGATCGCCCCTGTGCGGCGGTCGGCGTTTACACGCAGAATCGCGTTGTCGGGGCGCCGGTGATCGTTGATCGGGCGCGGACGCCGAGTGACTCGGTGCGGGCGGTCGTGATTAACTCAGGCAATGCGAACGCCTGCACCGGTGAGCGGGGAGTCGAAGATGCTCAGCGGATGACCGCGCTCGTTGCAATCGCCGTCGATGCGGCGAGGGAGGACGTGCTCGTCTGTTCGACGGGAATCATCGGGCATCACCTGCCGATGGAGCAGATCGAGAACGGGATCGGCCTCGCCAAAGGTGTGTTGAGCGGTTCCGCCGAGTCATTGGAATTGGCCGCCCGCGGCATGATGACGACCGATACCTTCCCCAAGATCGCCTCACGCTCCGAAGACTGGGACGGCACGATTGTCACGGTGACCGGCGCCTGCAAAGGGGCGGCGATGATCGCTCCGAACATGGCGACGATGCTCGCGGTCGTGATGACGGACGTCGCGATCGACGCGACTCAAGCAAGCATGATTTTGAAGGAAGCCGTCGACGAGTCATTCAACTCGATCAGCGTCGACGGACACACCAGCACGAGTGACACGGTGCTGCTCCTCGCCAATGGAGCCTCGGGTCGACCGGCCGAGACTCCCGAAGAGATCGAATCGGTCCGGTCGATGGTGACGCTCGTCTGCCAGAACCTTGCCGAGATGATCATTCGCGATGCCGAGGGGGCCGAGCACTTCGTGCGGATCGAAATCGCCGGCCTGCCCGATCGAAATGACGCCCGCAAAATTGCCAAGACGATCGCCGAGGGAGCCCTGTGCAAGACGGCAATCACCGGCAACGACCCGAACTGGGGCCGGTTCGTCTCCGCGGCGGGCTATTCGGAGGTCGAATTCGACCTCAACCAGCTCTCGCTAGACATCAATGGGGTGCGTGTCTTCGAATCCGGCTCGCCGGTTGTGTATGATGAGGCATTGGTCAGCAGCCGAATGGCCGAGGGAGAGGTCAACCTCCACCTCGACTTCGGCGGCGAGACCGACCCGGCCGGTCCGGTGGTGTTTCTGACGAGCGACCTGACGGCAGAGTACGTGCGACTGAATTCGGAATATACGACCTGA
- the pruA gene encoding L-glutamate gamma-semialdehyde dehydrogenase, whose protein sequence is MSVSTENADTTSAVEEETRRIAQDVWHRLAHRRPSLFERRWWDDRLMDWAMADESVKVQMFRFVDVLPMLRTHESVTRHLREYFEEAKRHLPLAARLVVDAGPPDSMLGRAVAVSARSNATRMAKRFIAGETVDEVFHSVKELRDSGFAFTLDLLGEAVISDVEADHYQQQYLKLIEGLSGRVEEWPEDPQLDWDHEGRIPRVNMSVKLSALDSHFDPTDPDGTSGRVKERLREIFRTARQHGAFINIDMEQYAYKTLTQRIFKETLSEPEFADVADVGIVNQAYLVDSEDDLRSLNEWARKRGTPIHVRLVKGAYWDYETVVAKSRGWPIPVFRQKWQSDASFERQSKYLLENYEYLRPAIASHNLRSIAHALAWAKVLDVPQHAYELQMLYGMAGDPADLFAERGYRVRIYTPFGALVPGMGYLVRRLLENTSNDSFLRHSYEPNASIEDLIMNPNDIGATAPPVEDEPYAEFENEPLVDFTQDESREAMLAALEEVRDQFGREYALVINGRAIDTSKRLESANPSNKKEKLGHVSMATPAQATEAIDAARNAFKAWSETPADRRAELLELVAAEMRMRRYELAAWIVFEVGKPWAEADGDVAEAIDFCRYYAQRVRAMDDPRAVNIPGEENSYWYRPRGVAVVISPWNFPLAILTGMTTAALATGNTVVMKPAEQSSIIAFKLMQIFQNAGIPDGVVNYLPGVGEEVGPELVGSPDVDLIAFTGSKDVGLAINATAADTDDRQTSVKQVIAEMGGKNAILIDEDADLDEAVVGVMESAFGYAGQKCSACSRAIVIGDVYDAFIERLVEATKSLHIGPAEESGTQVGPVIDKEALAKIQSYIEFADEINEPTYRADVKSLAKQGHFIGPHIYTEVAPEDRIAQEEIFGPVLAVIRAGDIDEAIEIANNTKFALTAGIFSRSPVNLRKAASRLQAGNIYLNRGITGALVNRQPFGGYHMSGIGSKAGGPDYLLQFVVPVNVTENTMRRGFAPEKDSEA, encoded by the coding sequence ATGAGCGTTTCCACTGAAAACGCCGATACAACGAGCGCCGTTGAGGAGGAAACTCGGCGGATCGCGCAAGACGTTTGGCATCGGCTGGCGCATCGCCGTCCGTCGCTGTTCGAACGCCGCTGGTGGGATGATCGGCTGATGGACTGGGCGATGGCCGACGAATCGGTCAAAGTCCAGATGTTCCGTTTCGTCGACGTGCTGCCGATGCTCCGCACGCACGAATCGGTCACCCGACACCTGCGGGAATACTTCGAAGAGGCAAAGCGCCACCTGCCGTTGGCGGCGCGGCTGGTGGTCGACGCCGGCCCGCCCGATTCGATGCTCGGCCGGGCCGTCGCCGTCAGCGCCCGCAGCAATGCGACCCGCATGGCGAAGCGGTTCATCGCCGGTGAGACGGTCGACGAGGTCTTTCACTCGGTGAAGGAACTCCGCGACTCCGGTTTCGCCTTTACGCTCGACTTGCTCGGTGAGGCGGTCATCAGCGATGTCGAGGCCGATCACTATCAGCAACAGTATCTCAAGCTGATCGAAGGACTGAGCGGCCGCGTGGAAGAATGGCCGGAAGATCCGCAGCTCGACTGGGATCACGAGGGGCGTATCCCGAGGGTCAATATGTCGGTCAAGCTGTCGGCCCTCGATAGCCACTTCGACCCGACCGATCCCGATGGAACCTCGGGGCGGGTCAAAGAGCGACTGCGGGAGATTTTCAGAACGGCCCGACAACACGGGGCGTTCATCAACATCGACATGGAACAGTACGCCTACAAAACTCTCACGCAGCGAATCTTCAAAGAGACGCTGTCCGAGCCGGAGTTTGCGGACGTTGCCGATGTCGGCATCGTCAATCAGGCCTATCTCGTCGACAGTGAAGACGACCTGCGATCGCTCAACGAATGGGCGCGAAAACGCGGGACGCCGATTCATGTCCGGTTGGTCAAAGGTGCCTATTGGGACTACGAAACCGTCGTGGCGAAATCCCGCGGCTGGCCGATCCCCGTCTTCCGCCAGAAATGGCAATCGGACGCCAGCTTCGAACGACAGTCGAAGTATCTGCTCGAGAACTACGAGTATCTTCGCCCCGCGATTGCGAGCCACAATTTGCGGAGCATCGCGCATGCCCTCGCATGGGCCAAAGTGCTCGACGTTCCGCAACATGCTTATGAGTTGCAGATGCTCTACGGCATGGCAGGGGACCCGGCCGACCTCTTCGCAGAGCGGGGTTATCGTGTCCGCATCTATACACCGTTCGGGGCTTTGGTGCCGGGGATGGGCTACCTCGTTCGGCGTCTACTCGAGAACACTTCTAACGATTCTTTCCTCCGGCACAGCTACGAGCCGAACGCTTCGATCGAGGACCTGATCATGAATCCGAATGACATCGGCGCGACAGCGCCCCCGGTCGAAGACGAGCCGTACGCCGAATTCGAAAACGAGCCGCTCGTCGACTTCACGCAAGACGAGAGCCGGGAGGCAATGCTCGCTGCGCTAGAGGAAGTCCGCGATCAGTTCGGTCGAGAATACGCCCTGGTCATTAACGGCCGGGCGATCGACACCTCGAAGCGGTTGGAGTCGGCCAATCCTTCCAACAAGAAGGAAAAGCTCGGGCACGTCTCAATGGCGACTCCGGCGCAGGCGACCGAGGCCATCGACGCGGCCCGCAATGCTTTCAAAGCATGGTCGGAGACGCCGGCCGATCGACGTGCCGAGTTACTTGAACTCGTTGCCGCCGAAATGCGGATGCGGCGGTACGAACTCGCTGCGTGGATCGTATTCGAAGTCGGCAAGCCTTGGGCGGAAGCCGACGGCGACGTGGCTGAAGCGATCGACTTCTGCCGCTATTACGCCCAACGGGTCCGCGCGATGGACGACCCGCGCGCCGTCAATATTCCGGGCGAGGAGAACTCCTATTGGTACCGACCCCGCGGGGTCGCGGTCGTGATTTCACCATGGAACTTCCCGCTGGCGATCCTGACCGGCATGACGACCGCGGCACTCGCGACGGGCAACACGGTCGTGATGAAGCCGGCCGAGCAGTCGTCGATCATCGCCTTCAAACTGATGCAGATCTTCCAGAACGCCGGCATCCCCGATGGCGTCGTCAACTATCTACCGGGTGTGGGTGAAGAAGTCGGCCCCGAACTCGTGGGCAGTCCCGATGTCGACTTGATCGCCTTTACCGGCTCGAAAGATGTCGGCTTGGCGATCAACGCGACGGCGGCCGACACCGATGATCGGCAAACATCGGTCAAGCAGGTCATTGCGGAGATGGGCGGCAAGAACGCCATTCTGATCGATGAGGATGCCGATTTGGACGAAGCCGTCGTCGGCGTCATGGAAAGTGCCTTCGGCTATGCCGGGCAGAAGTGCTCGGCCTGCTCTCGGGCGATCGTGATCGGAGACGTTTATGACGCCTTTATCGAGCGGCTGGTGGAAGCCACGAAGAGCTTGCACATCGGTCCCGCCGAGGAATCAGGAACACAGGTCGGCCCGGTCATCGACAAAGAAGCACTGGCGAAGATTCAAAGCTATATCGAGTTCGCCGATGAAATAAACGAGCCGACTTACCGCGCGGATGTGAAAAGTCTCGCGAAGCAAGGACACTTCATCGGCCCGCACATTTACACCGAGGTCGCTCCCGAAGACCGGATTGCGCAGGAAGAAATCTTCGGCCCGGTCCTCGCAGTGATACGAGCCGGCGACATCGACGAGGCGATCGAAATCGCCAACAACACAAAGTTTGCCCTCACCGCGGGCATCTTCAGCCGCAGCCCCGTCAACCTGCGGAAGGCCGCGTCGCGGCTGCAGGCGGGCAACATTTACCTCAACCGCGGCATCACCGGTGCCCTCGTCAATCGCCAGCCGTTCGGCGGCTACCACATGTCAGGCATCGGCTCGAAGGCGGGAGGACCCGATTACCTCTTGCAGTTCGTCGTGCCGGTGAACGTAACCGAAAACACCATGCGGCGCGGCTTCGCCCCTGAGAAAGACAGCGAAGCATAA
- a CDS encoding outer membrane protein assembly factor BamB family protein: MTTTPIARLFILAAAIVFLGCGRPQGGGPGGATEEVTEIKTSVSEGKTLVADDDPYMLSPAKPGVEIEPDAKHGWPQWRGPNRNGVAPNVSPPLEWSADNNVIWSSKVPGRGHSSPTVYGGQVYLATADEQAQAQSLLAFDAETGEPTWSAVVSKGGFPPDNRMHPESSFASSTPATDGERVYISFLHDAAIFVSAFSLSGEPVWGEVDAGPFDSRFGYAPSPVLYGPYVIITGDHSGGGFIAALDRATGEVVWRTARPEASSYATPLIVTMAGRAQAIIGGADRIASFDPASGDELWSIDGTTEAVAGTAVYAEGLAIASGGYPGSETLAVSVGDTPKPAWRERSKAYVPSLLAKDDLLFLVSDKGQTWCFDVATGEEQWKTRLRGSLFRASPVWADGHVLATNHEGLTHVFKATGSGFESVTENQLGEEMYSSITVVGDRLYLRVADGRGPQRQETLYCVGGE, encoded by the coding sequence ATGACAACTACACCGATAGCAAGACTCTTCATCCTTGCCGCAGCGATTGTCTTCCTCGGCTGCGGTCGCCCTCAAGGCGGCGGCCCGGGCGGAGCGACGGAGGAAGTCACCGAGATCAAAACGTCGGTTTCCGAAGGGAAGACGCTCGTTGCCGACGACGACCCGTATATGCTCTCCCCGGCGAAGCCAGGCGTCGAGATCGAGCCCGATGCCAAGCATGGTTGGCCGCAATGGCGGGGTCCGAATCGCAACGGCGTTGCCCCCAACGTCTCCCCTCCGCTGGAATGGTCGGCTGACAACAATGTGATTTGGTCGTCAAAGGTGCCGGGACGCGGCCATTCGTCACCCACGGTTTATGGCGGGCAGGTCTATCTGGCGACAGCCGACGAACAGGCACAAGCGCAATCGCTCTTGGCCTTCGATGCCGAAACAGGGGAGCCGACTTGGTCGGCTGTAGTCTCCAAAGGAGGATTCCCGCCTGACAATCGAATGCATCCCGAAAGCAGCTTCGCTTCCTCGACGCCGGCAACCGATGGCGAGCGAGTCTATATCAGCTTTCTACATGACGCGGCGATTTTCGTTTCCGCCTTTTCGTTAAGCGGCGAACCAGTGTGGGGCGAGGTCGACGCCGGTCCGTTCGACTCGCGCTTCGGTTACGCCCCCTCGCCGGTGCTCTATGGCCCTTATGTGATCATCACCGGGGATCACTCCGGCGGCGGGTTTATCGCCGCACTCGATCGCGCCACCGGCGAGGTCGTTTGGCGGACGGCCCGGCCGGAAGCCTCCAGCTATGCGACTCCGCTCATTGTGACGATGGCAGGCCGCGCTCAGGCGATCATCGGCGGAGCGGATCGGATTGCCTCATTCGATCCCGCGTCTGGCGATGAGTTATGGAGCATCGATGGAACGACCGAAGCGGTAGCCGGCACCGCTGTTTACGCCGAAGGTCTCGCTATTGCCAGCGGGGGCTATCCCGGATCGGAGACACTCGCGGTGTCGGTCGGCGATACGCCAAAGCCCGCTTGGCGGGAACGCTCGAAAGCCTATGTGCCTTCGCTGCTCGCCAAAGACGATCTACTCTTTCTCGTATCCGACAAGGGGCAGACTTGGTGCTTCGATGTGGCGACCGGCGAGGAACAATGGAAGACACGCTTGCGCGGATCGCTGTTCCGCGCGTCCCCCGTTTGGGCAGACGGGCACGTCCTCGCGACAAACCACGAAGGCCTCACGCACGTCTTTAAAGCAACAGGATCAGGCTTCGAATCGGTTACCGAGAATCAACTCGGCGAGGAGATGTATTCGAGTATCACCGTCGTCGGCGACCGGTTGTATCTAAGAGTTGCCGACGGCCGCGGCCCGCAACGTCAGGAGACGTTGTACTGCGTGGGTGGCGAGTGA
- a CDS encoding toll/interleukin-1 receptor domain-containing protein: MSSVQLFDVFLSHSSADSSLADLVAHELDQGGLGVFQHDVPQPGEDLSAEIRDSLAECSAVVFLLTPSFRESPNLAYEAGAAMAWNKPIFSLYSGVEPQSIPRFLREYRMVPISQLNSFPEMIRPTIEPFSDEDRSTLRDVYSEVGIPTDQLVRRPSLSGEISARFREKAGIVRGAERLVQELIKMRKRGDLPTVGRLTAAPE, translated from the coding sequence GTGAGTAGCGTGCAATTATTTGATGTCTTTCTGTCACATAGCTCCGCAGACAGCAGTCTCGCCGACTTGGTCGCTCATGAACTAGACCAAGGAGGGCTCGGTGTTTTCCAGCATGATGTGCCTCAACCGGGAGAAGACCTCAGCGCCGAAATCCGTGATTCCCTTGCAGAGTGTAGTGCCGTTGTTTTTCTGCTGACGCCGTCTTTCCGCGAGTCACCAAATCTTGCCTACGAGGCAGGCGCTGCGATGGCTTGGAATAAGCCAATCTTCAGTCTCTACAGTGGTGTCGAACCTCAGTCGATCCCACGGTTTCTCCGCGAATACAGGATGGTGCCGATCAGCCAGCTCAACTCGTTCCCGGAAATGATTCGCCCAACGATTGAGCCGTTTTCAGACGAAGATCGCTCTACATTGCGAGACGTCTATTCTGAAGTTGGAATCCCGACGGACCAACTTGTTCGCAGACCATCATTGTCTGGAGAAATTTCAGCTCGATTTCGCGAGAAGGCAGGTATCGTCCGTGGAGCAGAGCGGTTGGTTCAGGAACTCATCAAGATGCGAAAACGCGGTGATCTTCCAACCGTGGGTCGACTCACTGCCGCTCCCGAGTGA
- a CDS encoding toll/interleukin-1 receptor domain-containing protein: MFVSHATYDKFLAKVICEKIEACHENATTFRDDRDINGGDVIPEAIRDAIKQCHEFCVIMTPESAERPWVHYEMGMADMRDDVQIVPFFYHAEPNNLPAFVTRRRGYQLDEIDDYLEDLVGRIERKIT, encoded by the coding sequence GTGTTCGTAAGCCATGCGACGTATGATAAATTTCTCGCGAAGGTGATCTGCGAGAAGATCGAGGCTTGCCACGAGAACGCGACAACATTTCGTGACGACCGCGATATCAACGGCGGAGATGTCATCCCTGAAGCAATTCGGGATGCGATTAAGCAATGCCACGAGTTTTGCGTTATTATGACACCGGAGTCTGCTGAAAGGCCGTGGGTCCATTATGAAATGGGAATGGCTGATATGAGAGACGATGTCCAGATTGTCCCATTCTTTTACCACGCTGAACCGAACAATCTTCCTGCCTTTGTGACACGAAGACGTGGGTATCAACTTGACGAAATCGATGACTATCTCGAAGACTTGGTCGGTCGAATCGAAAGGAAGATCACGTGA
- a CDS encoding DNA-methyltransferase, with protein sequence MAKQRQLKFDRLIRGDCVEQMRKLPEGCLDLVFADPPYNIGYSYDEYDDRRDCDDYLDWCGEWTSEIARLLKPDGTFWLAIGDEYAAEMKVMLTRQNEERLKLRSWVIWYYTFGVNCTHKFSRSHAHLLYFVKDPKNFTFNADDPDVRVPSARQLVYGDKRANPKGRLPDDTWVMIPNHDGSLPEVAEGDEEKWVLRPQDAPTGFRDDGSVWYFPRVAGTFKQRAGWHGCQMPEQLLGRIIRSCSNEGDIVFDPFAGSGTTLAVAKKLGRSFLGCEMSKDYARQAEKRLSDIVVGDPLTGPENPLVSAPSTKNGRRLSNYAK encoded by the coding sequence ATGGCGAAACAGCGTCAGCTCAAATTTGACCGACTGATCCGTGGCGACTGCGTCGAGCAGATGCGAAAGCTTCCGGAAGGCTGCCTCGACCTCGTCTTCGCCGATCCGCCGTATAACATCGGATACTCGTACGATGAGTACGACGACCGCCGCGACTGCGATGACTACCTCGACTGGTGCGGTGAGTGGACGAGCGAAATCGCCCGGCTGCTCAAACCGGATGGCACGTTTTGGCTGGCCATCGGCGATGAGTATGCCGCCGAGATGAAAGTGATGCTCACCCGCCAGAACGAAGAGCGGCTCAAGCTCCGCAGTTGGGTCATCTGGTACTACACCTTCGGCGTGAATTGCACGCACAAGTTCAGCCGCTCGCACGCGCACCTGCTTTACTTCGTGAAGGACCCGAAGAACTTCACCTTTAATGCCGACGACCCCGACGTCCGCGTGCCGAGCGCCAGGCAACTCGTCTACGGCGATAAACGGGCTAATCCGAAGGGCCGACTGCCGGATGACACTTGGGTGATGATCCCAAATCACGACGGATCGCTGCCGGAAGTTGCCGAGGGTGACGAAGAGAAATGGGTCCTGCGTCCTCAGGACGCTCCGACCGGTTTTCGCGACGACGGCAGCGTGTGGTACTTCCCCCGCGTCGCGGGCACGTTCAAGCAACGAGCCGGCTGGCACGGCTGCCAGATGCCCGAGCAACTCCTCGGGCGGATCATCCGCTCCTGTTCGAATGAAGGCGATATCGTCTTCGACCCCTTCGCTGGCAGCGGAACGACGCTCGCGGTCGCGAAGAAGCTGGGCCGATCATTTCTCGGCTGCGAAATGTCGAAGGATTACGCCCGCCAAGCCGAAAAACGACTGTCCGACATCGTCGTCGGCGATCCACTGACCGGACCGGAGAACCCGCTCGTTAGTGCGCCGTCGACGAAGAATGGACGACGGCTGTCTAACTATGCTAAATAG
- the mutY gene encoding A/G-specific adenine glycosylase, which translates to MSKLLTESPAKLKRFREKLLAWYAERGRDLPWRRTCDPYAIWISEIMLQQTTVAAVIPYFERFLDRFPTVQQLAAAEEADVLKLWEGLGYYSRARNLHAAAQDIATNHAGSFPRTAEELQSLKGIGRYTAGAIASFAFDERAPIVEANTQRLYCRLLGERGDPKSTGVQKTLWQFAETILPKNDCGLFNQALMELGGTVCTIESPSCGDCPASRYCVAARHDLQQQIPAAKRRSKPTPLVDVTVAVRKDDRYLIRQRGLGEWWTGLWDFPRLTLDETLLTRITLPSVPARSSRDQPNLFTREPVCEELRSTIEQFICDQTGVSCRLRGAELEVRHAVTRYKIRLFCCLADYQSGRLSSDQPLKWVRVNALSELAFSQPGRRFADRLIEIS; encoded by the coding sequence TTGTCGAAGCTGCTGACCGAATCCCCCGCCAAGCTGAAGCGGTTCCGAGAGAAGCTCCTCGCGTGGTACGCCGAACGAGGTCGCGATTTGCCGTGGCGACGGACTTGTGATCCGTACGCAATCTGGATCAGCGAGATCATGCTGCAGCAGACGACGGTGGCGGCAGTGATCCCCTATTTCGAGCGGTTTCTCGATCGATTCCCGACCGTGCAGCAACTCGCTGCCGCCGAAGAGGCCGATGTCCTCAAGTTATGGGAGGGTCTCGGTTATTACAGTCGCGCTAGAAATCTGCACGCGGCCGCACAGGATATTGCGACCAACCACGCGGGTTCGTTCCCGCGTACGGCTGAAGAACTGCAATCGCTCAAAGGCATCGGCCGCTACACCGCCGGGGCGATCGCGTCATTCGCATTCGATGAGCGGGCGCCGATCGTCGAAGCCAATACGCAGCGGCTTTACTGTCGCCTCTTGGGCGAGCGCGGCGATCCGAAATCGACGGGCGTCCAAAAGACGTTATGGCAATTCGCTGAGACGATCCTCCCGAAAAATGACTGCGGCCTCTTCAATCAAGCACTGATGGAACTGGGCGGGACCGTCTGCACGATCGAGTCGCCTTCGTGCGGCGACTGTCCGGCATCTCGCTACTGCGTTGCCGCGCGGCATGATCTGCAACAGCAAATTCCGGCGGCCAAACGTCGGTCGAAACCGACGCCGCTGGTCGATGTCACAGTGGCAGTCCGCAAAGACGACCGATATCTCATCCGCCAACGGGGCCTTGGCGAATGGTGGACGGGTCTGTGGGATTTCCCACGGTTGACCCTCGACGAGACGCTGCTGACACGCATCACGTTACCATCGGTCCCGGCACGCTCTTCCCGAGACCAACCGAATCTTTTCACGCGCGAACCGGTTTGCGAGGAATTACGGAGTACGATCGAACAGTTCATTTGTGACCAAACCGGCGTGTCCTGCCGTCTCAGGGGGGCCGAGTTGGAAGTGCGACATGCCGTAACACGATACAAAATTCGGCTATTTTGCTGCCTGGCGGACTATCAATCGGGCCGACTTTCGAGCGATCAGCCGCTCAAATGGGTGAGGGTCAACGCTCTTTCAGAACTCGCGTTTTCGCAGCCGGGCCGCCGTTTTGCCGATCGATTGATCGAAATTTCCTAA